The Aquificaceae bacterium genome contains the following window.
GCTTTTCCGGGCTTACGCTGATTCCCTCTTCTCTCTTCTGCTCGCCCTGCCCTGGGGTAAAGGGAATGGATATGTCCCTTTTGAGAATCTTCCCTTCAACCTGTGCGATTACCTGCCACGAGCCCGCCATGCTTATGTCCACAGTGCCCTCGTATCTTCCACTTTTCAACTCTTTAAGCCCTGCATCCTCCCTCATCTCCCCCATCCCGGGCATGGGAGGCATGTAAAAGTAGAGGCTCTGAAGCCTCTTTTCTGGCTTTATCTCCACAAAGACAGTATTCTTCCCCACCCTCAGGCTTCCATCCCTCGTATAAAGCTTCAGCACTACACCCTCTCCTTCAAGGCTTAAAGTCAGGAGGTATCCCTTAGGCGCTATATCTTCTGCCTTCTTAGACTTCCAGGAAAGATAGAGAAAGAAAGCCGTAAGACTTGCAATCAGGACAGAAATGCCCAAAAAGAGCCATCTCTTCATAGATACACCTCCGCCCTTACTTTTATTCTTTTCCTCTCAAGCTCAAGCTCAAGAAGGTTCATCCTGAGTTCCCACAGCTCCCTGTAGAGCCTCAGTATGTCCCTGAAGTCTGCCTTTCCAAAGGTGTATGCAATCTGGAGAGCCTTGAGCTCATTTTCCTTTTCCTCCACCAGCCTTTGGGTGAGATTTCTTAAACCTTCTACCCTCACTTCCTCCACTTTGAGAGCCTGAATTTCCTTTCTTAGCTGAAGCCTTAGCCTTTCACGCTCCAATTCCTTAGCCCTGAGCTCCTCCAGTTTTTCAAGCACCATGAGTTCTTCCCTTACAGACCTTCTGAGTGGAAGGCTGACGCTTACTCTGAGGCTAAACATGTTTTCAAGCCCGGGTCTTATCATATACTCCGCCATAAACTCTGCATCCGGCAGATACTCCACCCTTCGTCTTTCCACCTCAGCCTTGAGCTTTTCTATCTCTTCGGACACCACCTTTAAGTAAGGGCTTTTTTCCGCATTTAAAGCCTCCAGGTCAACTTCCTGAATTGCTGGCTCTTCCCCTCTCAGTTCAAAGCTCTTTCCCACAAGGCTGTCCAATTCAACCTTTAGAATTCTTCGGTCTTCAAGAAGGTTTCTCATGTCCCTCTCAACCTTCAGAGCCTCAGCCTTCAGGGAAAGAAGTTCAGAAAGGTTTGCTCTACCGAGCCTGTAGTTTTCCTCTGTGAGCTTTTCAAGAGACCTTATCTCGGAGAGTATGTTTCTATAGAGCTCTTCTCTTTTGTAGGTGTAAAGCCACTCAAGGTATCTTAGCTTTATCTCTCTTATAAGTTCCCTTTTTGCCACCTCCTCCTGAAGCCGGAAAATCTCACCCTCTACCCTTGCAGTAAGGGCTTCCCTTTCTCTTTTTGTCGGAAGCACATACATCTGGCTAAAGCCTACAGAAAGACTGCTCATACTCTCATACTTGCTTGGGTATGGTCTGTTGAGAGGAAGGTTGTTGAGACCAAGGTATGCTGAGGGATTTGGAAGGCTTTTTGAATATCTTTCTCTGTATTCAGCAGATTTTTTCATATGCTGGTAGGTTTTGAGAGCCGGTGAATTGTCAAGGGCGTATTTTATGAGCACTTCAAGCTCCCCTGCGCCTGAAAAGGAAAAGATAAAGAGAATGAGTATCATTAAGTGCATGTGACTATTATAGGCTTCAGAGCTTTTTATTTCAAGGCTTTTATTTCACTTTATTTTTGTATACAAAAAGCCAAACTTTACCGTTAATTTTATCCTCTCTTATGACACATATATGGCTGGTGCCTTCCCTGTAGCACTCATAAACCTCCCCCTTTTGTCTGTTTATGTAATAGACCCTGTCCTCAAGGTGGTTTTCCTCACGAAACTCTTCAAGGCTCAGGACCTTAAGCTCAAACTGTGCGTTCCTGTATCCGTAAACGAGCCCCAGGATGAAGGCTATGGACTTATCACTTCTTGTTTCTATCCTCTGCATTCTTATATCTTCTTCTTCCTCCTGAGGTAGGCAGGTATATCCTCAATCTCCGGCTGGACTGGTTCTATGGTTGTTTCCGGAACTGCCTTTTTCAGAGGCTCCTTGAATTCTGGCTTTTTGACCACCTTCAGCTGCCCAAGACTCTGGGCATTTTCAAAGTCCGTGGCAACCACAGCCACTCTCATGAAGTTCTCCCTGCTGTTTTCAAGCATGGCACCAAAGATTATCAGGGCATCTTCGTGGGCAGTCTCCCTTATCCTGCCTATAGTTTCCTCAACTTCTCTGAAGGGCACATCCTCGCTCACCCAGAGGGTCACAAGCAATCTCCTTGCTCCCTGTATGCTGTTGCCCTCAAGGAGTGGGCTGCTAATTGCCTGTTCAATGGCATAGTCCCTTCTTCCGTCTCCCTTGCCCTCACCTATTCCTATAAGGGCAAGCCCTCCCTTTTCCATCACCGTCTTTACGTCCGCAAAGTCCACGTTTATAAGGGCTGGAGTGACCACTATGCTGGTAATTCCCATAACCGCCTTTGCAAGCACATCGTCCACCATCTTGAAGGCATCCTTTATGCTGAAGTTTCTGTCTGCCATCTCCACCAGCTTCTGGTTGTTGACCACTATGTAAGTGTCCACCACATCTCTGAGTTTTTCCAGCCCCTCGCTTGCTACCTGCATTCTTTTTGGTCCTTCAAAGTTGAAAGGCTTAGTAACCACAGATACGGTGAGTATGCCCATATCCTTTGCTATCTCCGCTATTATGGGTGCTGCACCGGTTCCGGTTCCTCCGCCAAGTCCACTGGCTATGAAGAGCATGTCGGTGTTTCTCAAAACCTCCCTTATCTTGTCCGCATCCTCAAGGGCTGCCTGCTCTCCCACCTCAGGCTTTGCACCCGCTCCCAGACCTTTCGTGACCTTCTCTCCTATCTGTATCTTGTTGGGAACTGAGAGGGACGCAAGATGCTGGACATCGGTGTTTATCACAAAAAGCTCTACACCCTCAATACCCTCAAGATACATCCTGTTTACTGCGTTGGAGCCACCACCTCCGACTCCAAATACCTTTATCCTCGTGGGGTTCAGACCTTCCATATCCTTCCTCCTTAGTTCACATTATATCCTTAAAAAAAGACTTGAACCTCGTTATAAGACTTGAAAGGTTAAAGGTATTTTCTGAAACTTTTTCTTTTCCCTTCTGTGATACTCCCCTTTTTTCCAGGGTTAGCTCTCTGTAGGCCAGTTTAACAAGCCCCACAGCTGTAGCATAGGCTGGGTCCTGAACCTTTTCTTTGAGCCCTATTACACCCATGGGGTAGCCCATCCTTACTGGAAGGTCAAAGTATCTCTCAAGAAATTCCCTCATACCGGCCAGCTTTGCAGACCCGCCCGTTATAACCACACCTGCATGGAGCGAGTCCAGGTTCACCCCCTGAGCGTTCAGGTAGTCCGCCACCTTTTCCATGATTTCCTCAAGCCTTATCTGTATAACTTCAGCGAGCTGTTTTCTGCCAACGGTCACTTCCTTCTCTTCACCCCTGGGTTTTATCTTTATCCTCTCTGTCTCGTTTACCGCATCCGCCAGTGCGTAACCATTCTCTATCTTTATCCTCTCTGCCTGTTCCACGTTTATTTTCATAAAATGGGCTATATCCTTAGTTATGTTAATCCCTCCCATGGGAACACATCCCGTGACCAGTATGGAACCTTCAGAGAAAACCACAAAGTTTGTAAGTCCGGCACCCATGTCCATCATAAGCACCCCCTCTTCCTTCTCCTCGTAGGTAAGCACTGCCTCTGCAGAGGCAAGAGGAGAAAGAAACTTCCCGGCTATGTCCATGCCTGCGTTCATGACCACCTTCTCCGTGTTCTTGAGAAGGCTTGCTCCTATCTTTACCACATGCACCTCTGCAGACATCTTTGACCCAAGAAGTCCAACGGGGTCTATTACACCCTCCTGCTCGTCCAGCACGAACCTTCTGGGTATGGCGCTCAGTATTTCATAACCCTCTTCCCTTGAGCGCATGATGGCTCTGTCTATCAGCCTTTCTATGTGAGTGTAGTCTATCTCTACTGGCTGGGAGGATATGCTTACCGTATCCCTCTCATTCTGACTTTTTAGAGTTGGACCGGAGATGCCAAGCACAACCGTTGAGAGCTTTACACCAGACATTTCCTGAGCCTCTTTCATAGCACTAAGGACTGAGTTTACTGCAAGGTCAAGACGCGTAACATAACCCCTGTCTATACCCTTTGAGGGGCTCTCCCCTATGCCTATGACATGAACATCACCGTAGCTATCTATCTCACCCACAAGGGCTACCACCTTACTGGTGCCTATGTCAAGGGCTGTTATTAGCTTCATTTTACCTTTTCACCTCTTATTATCGCTAAACCCTCCATGTTTACATCTAACTCCTTTGTGTTCATATCAATATTATAAACTTTAAAGACATTCACCACATTCTCCACAACCCCTCTATCCAGGAGAAAGAGTGGGGGCATGGTTATCTTCAACCCGTCCCAGGTATAGGCTACAGTATTCAGATTTGTAACATAGATTTCTCCCAGCTTATTTCCCATTAAATCAACAAGTGTTTTTAAATTATTAAAGTTCCTTTTTATAAATTCAACATCATGGGTATATGCCACTGGCCTGACGATTTTTATGTATTGTGATTGAAATACTGTTCCATTTTTGTCAAAGAAATATACAACATCATTCTTAATTACGGCGATTACTGGCTTTTTCTCTTCAATAAATATCTTTAATTCTACACCCTTACTACTAAAGACTCTATCTATCTTGACGCTGTTAACAGAGTTCCTGGTTCTGGCGTTTAGATTGTTTAAAAGAGCGGCACTGTTTATGAATAACCAGTTATTTTTGAATTTTTTTACCTCATCGGCAACAACCTCAGGAGGTATGGTTTCAATACCTTCTACGTAAAGAGCTTTAATCTTGAAAAAGTCTATGTTATCCGTAAAGTAGGGAACAAAGAATCCAGAAAGACCCATTGAGAAGAGCCAGAGCGCTGAAAGAATATAACCCAGCCATCTTCCCCGTCTCCCATCCTTTTTCATGATTAAAATAATAACATATCTATCAACTCTCTAAAATCAAGTCCTGCCTTTTTGCAAGCCATGGGGAAAAGACTCAGTTCTGTCAGACCCGGTAGGGTGTTTACCTCCAGAAGGTAGAGCCTGTTGTCTTCGCTTATCCTGAAATCGACCCTTGAAAGGTCTTTGAGTTCAAGTAATCTGTGGGCAAGAAGTGCAGTTTCCTGAAGTCTTTCAGCAAGGTCTCTATCCTCCACGAAAAGGTATTCTGTCATGCCTTTAGTATACTTACTTTCATAGTCGTATATTCCCCTCTTTGGCCTTATTTCCACCGGCGGCAGTGCTTTTTCTTTCAGAATCCCCACGGTTACATCTCTGCCCTCTATATACTCTTCCACCATGACCTTTTTTGAAAGTTCAAGACACTTTTTTATAGCCTCTCTCGCCTCAACTTCATCCCTCACGAGGAAAAGTCCAAAGCTTGAGCCCTGGTCAGCAGGCTTTACGATTGCAGGGTATATATGCCATCTGAGCTCTTCCTCTTCGGACCTTATGCAGACCCAGCGTGGCACTCTGATACCATGAAAGGAGAGCACCTTTTTTGTAATATCCTTGTCCATGGCTATACTGCTTCCGAGAACTCCAGAGCCCACGTAGGGAATTCCAAGTATGTCAAGAAGCCCCTGAACCCTACCATCCTCCCCGTAGGGACCGTGAAGGGCAATAAAAACCTTGTCAGGCTTTATATTCTTCAGTCTCTCGCAGAGGTCGTCAGTCAGGTCCAGGGGTATAGCCTCGTGCCCCAGCTCCTGAAGGGCTCTGAGCACCGCCTGACCGCTTTTTAGAGAAATCTCACGCTCTGCAGACCTTCCTCCCATAAGCACTACCACTTTCAACGAGCCTTACCTCCTCCTCAAGGTTTATACCAAACTCTTCAAAGACCCTTCTTTTGGCCTCTTCTATTATTCTAACCACCTCCTCGTAGTTCCCTCCGCCCAAGTTTACAAGAAAGTTGGCGTGAAGCTCTGAGAAGGCAATGCTTCCAACCCTGAAGCCCTTCATACCTACCTTTTCTAAAAGCCTTCCCGCATAATCGCCCGGAGGATTTTTGAAGGTGGACCCGCTCGTTAGCATGTTTATGGGCTGTGTCCGTTTTCTTCTCTCTCTTATAAGCTCATACTCTTTTCTCACATCTGCCCTGCTGAGTGGCACCCTGAAGCTGGCAAGAAACACCATACCAAGCTCCGGAAAGGGAGAGCCTCTGTAAGTAAAATTTAGCTCCTCCTTCTTTGCCCTGTGAACCCTCCCCTCCCAGTCCATAAAGCTCACCTCCACAAGGTGCGCGCTTATATCATAACCAAAGGCTCCCGCGTTCATAGCTACCGCGCCCCCAACCGTCGCAGGAAAGCCCCCAAGCCTGTAAAAACCCTCAAGATTTTCCCTCAGGGAAAGGTTTACAAGCTCCGAAAGAGGCACCCCCGCCTGAGCTTCTATGTAAAGGCTATCGCCTTCCCCTTTTACCCTCAGAGCCTTGAAACTCCTCATGCCTATAACGAGACCATCAAAATCTCCAAATATGGTGTTAGCACCCCTGCCGAGGATAAAGACTTCAAGACCTTTATCCTGTGCAAAAAAAAGTAAGTATCTTAAATCCTCTTCTCTGTCTGGCTGGGCGAAGTATTTTGCCTTACCGCCAACTCCTATGGTAGTATAGGATGAAAGCCCAACCCTTTCTCTTATCAACATGCTTAAAGCATTATCCAGTATACAAAGCCTGCAGTCAAGGGCACTGTGAAGTTGTCGTCAATCCCTACAGGCAGAGCCTCAACAACTGCAGAAAGAAAAGAGACTACGAGAGCCTTCCACATCTCCACAAAGGGCAGAAGCACCAGAAAACTTGAAAGGAAAAAGGCAAGCGTCCCCTCAAGGCTTCTCTCTCCAATCCTCCTTCTTCCATACCTAATCCCCACTATGCTGGCAAAAGCATCCCCCACTGCAAGAACCACCACAGAGACTATGGCAGGCTCTCTTCCAAAGAGGATGAAAACCAGGAATATGCCCAGGTTTGCCCACAGAGCCTGAATGCCTGGCTTTGATAGGTTTTTCTCCCTTTCAAGCCTGTAAACAAGCTGGTAGTATAGCCTGAACCTGTCTTTCCAGGCCTTCATCACAGTAAGAAGGTTGACCCCCAATACGCCAAGGAACAGCAAAAAGCTTAGCCATGCGGGAAAAAAGCCCAGCGGAACCAACCATAAAAGCAGGGCAAAAAGGTGAAAAACCTTTCTTCTTGTTTCCAAATCCTCTATAATTTCCCCTATGTTCATCTACGAGCTCACAAACCCTGAGGTTATTTTAATACACCTTCACGGCTTTGCCAGCAACGTAAAGGGTAGCAAGCTGGAGGTCCTGAGAGAAAGGAGCCTTCAGGGTAGATTTTCCCTATTTGCCATGGATATGGACTACCAGACCACTACCACCAGCAGAGTCCTTGAGGTGCTTGATGTCCTTGTGCAGGGCTTTTCCCGGAAATTTTCCACTGTATGGCTCTCGGGAAGTTCACACGGTGGTTATGTGTCCCTCAACTATCTCAGGTTCTACAGACCAGAAAAGGTGAGCAAGGTCTTTCTCTTTGCCCCCTCTTACTCAACCCTCGGGCTTACCGTAAGGGAAGTAGGGGAGGAAAAGTGCAGAAGCTGGCTTGAAGGCAAGGAGGATTTAAGTTTTGAGGAATGTGAAACGGGACTTGAAATAACCATAAACAGGGAGTTTGCTGTAGACATAATTCAGAAGGGCTATGAGATAATCAGGGATGGTGAGGTGGATTTTCCTTCAGAACTTCCCTACGAGATTTATGTCTTTCATGGCAGACAGGACAGTATGGTTCCGGTGGAACACTCAAGGCTATTTACCAGAAAGGTTAAAGTCAAGGAGTTTCTTGAGCTTGAGGATGACCACAGGCTAAGTAGCACTTTCGGGTCTCTGGTGAAGAAATTTATGTAAGCCATATCTTTGATAAAGGTCATAGCAAGTCTGGACAAAACTATCATATTCTAATTGAACAATGTTAAGGAGGTGTTAAGATGTTTGAATACAGCGAGAAGGTGCTTGACCATTTTCTAAACCCACGGAATGTGGGTGTGCTTGAGGATGCCAATGCCATAGGTCAGTGTGGCAATCCAGCCTGTGGTGATGCCATGCTTTTCACCCTCAAGGTAAACCCTGAGAACGATGTTATAGAGGACGTGAGGTTCAAGACCTTTGGCTGCGGCTCAGCCATAGCGGTCTCCTCACAGCTGACAGAGATGATAAAGGGCAAGCCACTCACCTACGCCCTTAACCTGACCTACAAGGACATATTTGACGAGCTTGGTGGCCTCCCTCCACAAAAGATACACTGCACAAACCTGGGGCTTGAGACACTGCACGTTGCCATAAAGGACTACCTCCTCAAGCAGGGCAGAATTGAAGAAGCCATGAGGATACCTGACTGCTACGAGGAGGAAGAGGAAGAAAGCAGAGAGTTTGAATTTCTTTCCACATGAAAGTAAGGGCTGTTGCTCTTTTTTCTGGAGGGCTGGACAGCAGTTTAGCGGTCCGCCTCCTTCAGGACCAAGGCATTGAGGTTAAGGCCCTTCACTTCTACACTGGCTTTTGCATCACAGAGCACAAGAGACGCCTTGGCCTGAAGAGAGAAGACGGGTCGCAGTATGTCAACCCTGCACTCAGGGCAGCAGCCCAGCTTCATGTTCCCATTGAAATGGTGGATGTGTCGCAGGAATACTTTGATGTGATTCTCAACCCAAAGTATGGCTACGGAAAAAATGTAAACCCCTGCGTGGACTGCCGCATATTCATGCTCAGGAAGACAAAAGAAATAATGGAGAAAGAGGACTACCACTTTGTGGTCACCGGCGAGGTGCTGGGACAGAGGCCCATGAGCCAGACCTTTGAAAGGCTCATGCTCATAGAGAAGGAAGCCGGGCTTGAGGGCTACATCCTCAGACCCCTCTCTGCAAAGCTCCTTCCTGAGACCATACCCGAAAGGTTAGGCTGGGTTGACAGGGAAAGACTGCTCGGCATCAGCGGAAGAGGAAGAAAAAAACAGATAGCCCTTGCCAAGAAATACAGTCTTGAATACCAGCAGCCAGCTGGAGGCTGTTGTTATCTTACAGATGAAAACTACGCCTACAGGTTTCGCGAAGCCTTTGAGATGGAAGGCACCATTACCAGAGATGACCTTGTGCTTTTTTCTGTGGGGAGGCACTTCAGGCTACCCTCGGGTGCAAGGCTTATAACTGCAAGGAACGAGGGGGAAGTCAGGTTTCTCATGGGCTTCAGAAACCGCTACAGCCACGCCTACAGAAAGGACCTGAAGGGCACCTTTGCCCTCATAAAGGGGGAGCTCAGGGATGAGGAGAAAAAGCTGGTGGCAGATATTGTGGCAAGATATTCAAAAAATGAACCTTGTGAAGTGGTTATAAACTTCAATTCTAAGGAGGAAACCCTCCGGGGAAAACCAGCCCAGGAAGAAATTGTGGAATCTCTTAAAATATATAACAGACAGGGAGCAAAGCATGGGAATTGAAAACATAGAACCGGACGTGGTTCATGATGTGGTGGGGACCTTCTGTCCAGTCCCCGTTGCGGAGACTGCAAAGGTCATAAAGACCATGCAGGTTGGTCAGGTGCTTGAGCTTGTGGCAGATGACCCGGGTGTGGTGGAAGACATACCTGCATGGTGCAAGGCTACAGGTCAGGAGTTTCTCGGGCTTTATGAGGAAGATGGCGAGTATCATCTCTTTGTGAAAAAGGTAAAGGAAACATGAAGGAAAGAATCACGTTGGACACCAACCTTATGGAGCTTCTCAAAAACTTTCCCCAGGCAAGGGAAATCCTCATGAGGTATGGCTATCGCACCCTTGAGGAGGAGGATATTGAGGATGTGGTGGCTGATAAGCTGACCCTTAAGGGTTTTTGCAGATTGATGGACCTGGATGATGAAGCTCAGGGAAATCTCTGGCAGGAGATACAAGATTTATACAGACAGCTGGAGGATTAATCATGAAGGAGAATGAGCTAAGAGAGGTGGAAGAGATACTGGAAAGAATAAGACCAGCCCTTAAGGAGCACCACGGAGACCTAAAGGTGGTAGACATAAGGGAAGGTGAGGTTTACCTTCAGTTTGAGGGCGGCTGCACCGACTGTCCAATAGCGGACGTAAGCGTGAAAAACGTGGTGGACATGGCAATAAAGGGTAATCTCAGCTGGGTCAAAAAGGTGGAAATTCTTCAAC
Protein-coding sequences here:
- a CDS encoding TolC family protein, which codes for MHLMILILFIFSFSGAGELEVLIKYALDNSPALKTYQHMKKSAEYRERYSKSLPNPSAYLGLNNLPLNRPYPSKYESMSSLSVGFSQMYVLPTKREREALTARVEGEIFRLQEEVAKRELIREIKLRYLEWLYTYKREELYRNILSEIRSLEKLTEENYRLGRANLSELLSLKAEALKVERDMRNLLEDRRILKVELDSLVGKSFELRGEEPAIQEVDLEALNAEKSPYLKVVSEEIEKLKAEVERRRVEYLPDAEFMAEYMIRPGLENMFSLRVSVSLPLRRSVREELMVLEKLEELRAKELERERLRLQLRKEIQALKVEEVRVEGLRNLTQRLVEEKENELKALQIAYTFGKADFRDILRLYRELWELRMNLLELELERKRIKVRAEVYL
- the ftsZ gene encoding cell division protein FtsZ; translation: MEGLNPTRIKVFGVGGGGSNAVNRMYLEGIEGVELFVINTDVQHLASLSVPNKIQIGEKVTKGLGAGAKPEVGEQAALEDADKIREVLRNTDMLFIASGLGGGTGTGAAPIIAEIAKDMGILTVSVVTKPFNFEGPKRMQVASEGLEKLRDVVDTYIVVNNQKLVEMADRNFSIKDAFKMVDDVLAKAVMGITSIVVTPALINVDFADVKTVMEKGGLALIGIGEGKGDGRRDYAIEQAISSPLLEGNSIQGARRLLVTLWVSEDVPFREVEETIGRIRETAHEDALIIFGAMLENSRENFMRVAVVATDFENAQSLGQLKVVKKPEFKEPLKKAVPETTIEPVQPEIEDIPAYLRRKKKI
- the ftsA gene encoding cell division protein FtsA, which translates into the protein MKLITALDIGTSKVVALVGEIDSYGDVHVIGIGESPSKGIDRGYVTRLDLAVNSVLSAMKEAQEMSGVKLSTVVLGISGPTLKSQNERDTVSISSQPVEIDYTHIERLIDRAIMRSREEGYEILSAIPRRFVLDEQEGVIDPVGLLGSKMSAEVHVVKIGASLLKNTEKVVMNAGMDIAGKFLSPLASAEAVLTYEEKEEGVLMMDMGAGLTNFVVFSEGSILVTGCVPMGGINITKDIAHFMKINVEQAERIKIENGYALADAVNETERIKIKPRGEEKEVTVGRKQLAEVIQIRLEEIMEKVADYLNAQGVNLDSLHAGVVITGGSAKLAGMREFLERYFDLPVRMGYPMGVIGLKEKVQDPAYATAVGLVKLAYRELTLEKRGVSQKGKEKVSENTFNLSSLITRFKSFFKDIM
- a CDS encoding D-alanine--D-alanine ligase — protein: MVVLMGGRSAEREISLKSGQAVLRALQELGHEAIPLDLTDDLCERLKNIKPDKVFIALHGPYGEDGRVQGLLDILGIPYVGSGVLGSSIAMDKDITKKVLSFHGIRVPRWVCIRSEEEELRWHIYPAIVKPADQGSSFGLFLVRDEVEAREAIKKCLELSKKVMVEEYIEGRDVTVGILKEKALPPVEIRPKRGIYDYESKYTKGMTEYLFVEDRDLAERLQETALLAHRLLELKDLSRVDFRISEDNRLYLLEVNTLPGLTELSLFPMACKKAGLDFRELIDMLLF
- the murB gene encoding UDP-N-acetylmuramate dehydrogenase; the protein is MLIRERVGLSSYTTIGVGGKAKYFAQPDREEDLRYLLFFAQDKGLEVFILGRGANTIFGDFDGLVIGMRSFKALRVKGEGDSLYIEAQAGVPLSELVNLSLRENLEGFYRLGGFPATVGGAVAMNAGAFGYDISAHLVEVSFMDWEGRVHRAKKEELNFTYRGSPFPELGMVFLASFRVPLSRADVRKEYELIRERRKRTQPINMLTSGSTFKNPPGDYAGRLLEKVGMKGFRVGSIAFSELHANFLVNLGGGNYEEVVRIIEEAKRRVFEEFGINLEEEVRLVESGSAYGRKVCRA
- a CDS encoding diacylglycerol/polyprenol kinase family protein, with amino-acid sequence MNIGEIIEDLETRRKVFHLFALLLWLVPLGFFPAWLSFLLFLGVLGVNLLTVMKAWKDRFRLYYQLVYRLEREKNLSKPGIQALWANLGIFLVFILFGREPAIVSVVVLAVGDAFASIVGIRYGRRRIGERSLEGTLAFFLSSFLVLLPFVEMWKALVVSFLSAVVEALPVGIDDNFTVPLTAGFVYWIML
- a CDS encoding YqiA/YcfP family alpha/beta fold hydrolase; its protein translation is MFIYELTNPEVILIHLHGFASNVKGSKLEVLRERSLQGRFSLFAMDMDYQTTTTSRVLEVLDVLVQGFSRKFSTVWLSGSSHGGYVSLNYLRFYRPEKVSKVFLFAPSYSTLGLTVREVGEEKCRSWLEGKEDLSFEECETGLEITINREFAVDIIQKGYEIIRDGEVDFPSELPYEIYVFHGRQDSMVPVEHSRLFTRKVKVKEFLELEDDHRLSSTFGSLVKKFM
- a CDS encoding iron-sulfur cluster assembly scaffold protein — protein: MFEYSEKVLDHFLNPRNVGVLEDANAIGQCGNPACGDAMLFTLKVNPENDVIEDVRFKTFGCGSAIAVSSQLTEMIKGKPLTYALNLTYKDIFDELGGLPPQKIHCTNLGLETLHVAIKDYLLKQGRIEEAMRIPDCYEEEEEESREFEFLST
- a CDS encoding sulfurtransferase TusA family protein, with translation MGIENIEPDVVHDVVGTFCPVPVAETAKVIKTMQVGQVLELVADDPGVVEDIPAWCKATGQEFLGLYEEDGEYHLFVKKVKET
- a CDS encoding DUF1858 domain-containing protein, encoding MKERITLDTNLMELLKNFPQAREILMRYGYRTLEEEDIEDVVADKLTLKGFCRLMDLDDEAQGNLWQEIQDLYRQLED
- a CDS encoding NifU family protein, with the translated sequence MKENELREVEEILERIRPALKEHHGDLKVVDIREGEVYLQFEGGCTDCPIADVSVKNVVDMAIKGNLSWVKKVEILQPKYQIG